CGTCGCCTATTCCCGCGAAGAGGCCAAGATCACCCTGGTCACCGTCGAGGACCGCCCGGGCATCTCGGCCGCGATCTTCGCGCCGCTGGCCGAGGCCGGCGTGAATGTCGACATGATCGTGCAGAACATCTCGGAAAAGGACTATGAGGATCACCCGGGTTCGGTGACCGACATGACCTTCTCCTGCCCGGTGAACCAGGTCGCCCGCGCCCGCAAGGCGATGGAAGAGGCCAAGGCCGCCGGCCATATCGCCTATGACGACCTGGTGGTCGATACCGAGGTCGCCAAGGTCTCGGTCGTGGGCATCGGCATGCGCAGCCACGCCGGCGTCGCCGCGCGCATGTTCAAGGCACTGGCGGATGAAAACATCAACATCAAGGTGATCTCCACCAGCGAGATCAAGATTTCGGTGCTGATCGACCGCAAATATATGGAACTGGCCGTGCAGGCGCTGCATGATGCCTTCGAGCTGGAACGGGCCTGATCCGCAGGCCCCGGACCGGGCCCCAGCCTGAAGCGGGAGGATCATGGCCGAACGCAAGGAAAGCGAATCGCGCCGGCTGCTGTTGCGGCTGCGCGAAACCCTGGCCGCTCCGGGGAGCGGTCAGCACCGTCTCGACCAGATCACCCACCACATCGCCGATTCGATGGGAACGCAGGTCTGCTCGATCTACCTGTTCCGCGATCCCGACACGCTGGAGCTTTGCGCGACCGAGGGGCTGAAGCCGGAATCGGTGCACAAGACCCGGCTGCGGCTGGGCGAGGGGCTGGTCGGCCGCGTCGCCCGTTCGGGTCGGTATGTGAACACCGCGAATGCCCCCGGCGAGCCCGGCTTCCGCTACATGCCCGAGACCGGCGAGGAGGTCTATCCCAGCTTCCTGGGCGTGCCGATCCAGCGTGTCGGCGAAAAGCTGGGCGTGCTGGTCGTGCAGTCGCGCGAGGCGCGGCAGTTCTCCGAGGACGAGATCTATGGCCTGGAGGTGGTCGCCATGGTGCTGGCCGAGATGGCCGAGCTGGGCGCCTTCCTGGGCTCGCAATCCGACAGCATGCCGCCGGCGCATCGCTTCCCGGTCATGCTGCGCGGCGGCACCGGGCAGGAGGGCGTGGCCGAGGGCCGTGTCTGGCTGCACGAGCCGCGCGTGGTGGTGACCAATCCGGTCGCCGACGATCCGCTGAAGGAAAAGGCCCGGTTGACCGAGGCCGTCGCCATGCTGCGCACCAAGGTCGATTCCATGCTGGCCGAGACCGACATGGCCAAGGGCGACAGCGCCGAGGTGATGGAAACCTATCGCATGTTCGCCCATTCCCGCAGCTGGCTGCGGCGGATGGAGGAAAGCATCGACGCCGGGCTTTCCGCCGAGGCGGCGGTGGAAAAGGAACAGAGCCAGGCCCGGTCGCGGCTGGAAAGCGCCGCCGACCCCTATCTGCGCGACCGGCTGCATGACCTCGACGACCTGTCGAACCGGCTCTTGCGCATCCTGACCGGGCAGGGCCGCGACACCGGCGCCGAGATGCCGGAAAATCCGATCCTGGTCGCCCGCAACATCGGCCCGGCCGAGCTGCTGGAATACGGCCGCCGGCTGAAGGGCGTGGTGCTGGAAGAGGGCTCGGTCGGCAGCCACGCCGCCATCGTCGCCCGCGCCCTGGCGATCCCGCTGGTCATCCACGCCGAGCGCATCATCGCCGAGGCGCTGAACGGCGATCCGATCCTGGTCGATGGCGACATGGGCACCGTGCACCTGCGCCCCGAGGAATCGGTCGCCAAGGCCTTCCGCGACAAGATGGCCATGCAGGCCGAGGCGCAGAGCCGCTATGCCGGGTTGCGCGACCTGCCGGCGACCGATCTGGCCGGGATCACGGTGCAGCTCTACATGAATGCCGGGCTGATGGCCGACCTGCCGAGCCTGGAAAGCTCGGGCGCCGAGGGCGTGGGTCTGTTCCGCACCGAATTGCAGTTCCTGACCCGGACCCGGGTGCCGCGCCGGGGCGAGCTGGCGCAGCTTTATGCCCATGTGCTCGACAGCGCCCATGGCAAGCCGGTGATGTTCCGCACGCTCGACATCGGCTCGGACAAGGTGCTGCCCTATATGAAGCCGCAGGACGAGCCCAACCCGGCCATGGGCTGGCGGGCCATTCGCGTCGGCCTGGACAAGCGCGGCGTCTTGCGCATGCAGCTGCAGGCGCTGATCCGCGCCGCCGTCGGCCGGCCGCTTTACGTCATGTTCCCCTTCGTCACCGAGATGGGCGAGTTCGAAGAGGCGCACCGGCTCTTGATGGAGCAGATCGCCCGCGAGCAGCGGCTGGGCCACGCCATGCCGACCGACGTGCGCGTCGGCGCCATGCTGGAGACGCCCTCGCTGGCCTTCGCGCCGAAGAAGTTCTTCCAGATGTGCGATTTCATCTCGGTGGGCGGCAACGACCTGAAGCAGTTCTTCTTTGCCGCCGACCGCGAGAACGAACGCGTGCGCCGGCGCTACGACACGCTGAACACCTCGTTCATCACGCTCTTGGACCAGATCGTGCAGCGCTGCGACGAGGCGCGGGTGCCGGTGTCGTTCTGCGGCGAGGATGCCGGCCGCCCGATCGAGGCGGTCACCTTCGCGGCGCTGGGTTTCCGGCGGCTGTCGATGCGGCCGGCCTCGGTCGGGCCGGTCAAGCATCTGATCCGGCGGGTGAACCTGGCCGATCTGCGCCGGGTGATCGACGATGCCCGCGAGTTGGGCGAGACGAACCTGCGCCGCTGCATCACCGAATGGCTGGCCCGGCATTAGCGCCGCATTCTGCGCCGAAACACCGGCATCCGAGGCGTCGCAAGGTGGTCTTTCGATGACAATCCCCGAAAGGGGGACTCGCCCGAGGGCAACGACCATCTTTGCTTGCGTCTTGGAAAGGTGGCGGAGGGGATCTGAAAGACAACCTTCTCCAGGTTTCACCCGGGTGGCGATGACAGCTAAAACGACGCTGCGGGATATTGCTTCCGCACGAAGCTGTATTGCGGAGAGTTCAAGAATTGTCGCCATCACAGTTACTTAGCCGTCGGAACCTCTACGACCTGGTCTGGAGAAAACCGATGACAGCGCTTGCACAGGAATTCGGGATATCGGATCGGGGGCTCGCAAAGGTCTGCAGTCGTCATCGCATTCCCGTACCGCCCCGGGGGTACTGGGCCAAGGTTGCAGCCGGAGAACAACCGAAAGTGCCGCCGTTCCTCGAACTGAGGGATTGAGCTACTCCCCATCTCTTGGACAGTTTCCGGGATGATTTAAGCTACTCTCTGCCCCTGCTGATCGGTTTCGATCTGGTTGAAGTAGACCACGGCGGGCGGCTGTCCGCCATGGGCGGCGTGGGGCCGCTGGTGGTTGTAGAAGGTGATCCATCGGCCAACGCCCGCCTTCGCCTGCGAGCCGGTCTCCCAGGCGTGCAGATAGACGCACTCATACTTCAGGGACCGCCAAAGGCGCTCGATGAAGATGTTGTCGAGACACCGGCCCTTGCCGTCCATCGAGATCCGGGTGCCGATCCGTTTCAGCCGGTCGGTCCAGGCGAAGGACGTGAACTGCGAGCCCTGATCGGTGTTCATGATCTCGGGCGGGCCGAAGCGGTGGACCGCCTCGTTCAGCGCCTCGACGCAGAAGTCGGCTTCGAGCGTGTTCGAGATGCGCCAGGCCAGCACCTTGCGGGTGAACCAGTCCATGATGGCGACCAGGTAGAGGAAGCCTCGTCGCATCGGCAGATAGGTGATGTCGGCACACCAGGCATGGTTGTGCCGATCGACCCGCAGGCCACCCAGCAGATAGGGGTAGGTCTTGTGCCCCTTCGCAGGCTTGCTGGTGTTGGGCTTCTGGTAGATCGGCATCAGACGCATGAGCCGCATCAGCCGCCGGATGCGCTTCATGTTCACTGGGTGCCCTTCGTTCTGCAGGTGCCAGGTCATCTGCTGGACGCCGTAGAAGGGGGTTTCCAGGAACTGACGGTCGATCAGCCGCATGAGCGCCAGGTTCATCTCGGTCTCGCCCTGCGGTGCGTAGTAGAACGACGACCGCGAGATCGACAGCAGACGGCATTGCGCCCCGACCGACAGCGTGGGGTGAGAGCGTTCGATCATCCCGCGCCTCACCTGCCGGTCCAGGGCTTGAGCTTTCGTGACAAAAAATCGTTGGCGACGGCCAGCTCTCCGATCTTGGCGTGCAGCGATCGCACCGTCTCCTCGTCGACCTCGGCCTTCTTCTTCCTGCCGCGTTCGAAGATGTCCGATGCCCCCTCGAGCAGCGCCTTCTTCCACTGGTGGATCATCGTCGGATGCACGCCGTATTCCGCGGCCAGCTCCGACACGGTGCGCTCGCCCTTCACGGCTTCCAGCGCCACGCGAGCCTTGAAGCCCGCGTCATGGTTCCTGCGTTTCGACATCGTCTGTTCTCCTCGTTCTTGGAGACCAGCAGACGGAAGATCAGAGCTTACGTCACTGTCCGATTTTCGGGGAGGTGCTCAAAGTTTATCTGATGTATCACCCTAGGTCATGTTGACAAATGGCGGAGCCAGAGCCTGATGCAGGCGACGTCGACGAAGCCAAGGAAGCTTTCGGCGGTTTTGTCGTAGCGGGTTGCAAGGCGGCGGCTATTTTTCAGCTTGTTGAAGCAGCGCTCGACCATGTTGCGCAGGGTGTAGATGGTCATGTCGACAGCCTTGCGCACCCTTCGGTTCCTTCGCATCGGTATCATGGGCAGGGCGTTGCGGCTCTCGATGTCTTCCCGAATTTTATCAGAGTCATAGCCCCTGTCGGCGACCAGAACTGCTGGTTGCGGCAGGTTGTCGGCCATCACCATATCATAGCCGGTGTAGTCGGAATCCTGCCCCGGCGTGATCTCGGTCCTCATCGGGAGGCCTGCGCCGTTGACGCGGAGATGGATCTTGGTCGAGAAGCCGCCTCTCGAACGGCCAAGAGCCTCTTTCGGAGTCCCCCTTTTGCGCCCGCCGCATGATGATGGGCGCGGATCACAGTGCTATCAACCATCTGGAGCTTGTCTGGCGCGATCCCAGCGTGGTTCAGCGCATCCAGGATATCCTCCCACAGTCCCGCCAAAGTCCAGCGGCGGAACTGACGGTAGACCGAGGACCACTTGCCAAACTCTTCGGGCAGATCGCGCCATGGCGCACCAGTCCTTGCGATCCAGAATATACCATTCAGAACAAGACGATGGTCCGCAGGTTTCCGCCCGTTAGGGTGCCGGACGGCACGAATGAAGCCCTCGAAGAAGGTCCACTCATCGTCGGATATCAGGTTGCGTGCCAAGTTCATCTCCCACGTAGAGATGAGCTTGAATCATAGGACGACTGCCAGAGGAATCCCTTTTGTCAACACGACCTACGGGAAGATCCTCGCCCCGAGGGCATGATGCTGGCGATGCTGGTCGAGGCGTAGCTACTCGGCAGGGTGATGTTTCGGCCGGTCCAGCTTGCGCTCTTCGCGGCGCAGCACAAGGATACCGACGCCAGCGACAGCCAGGGCGACGACCGGGACGATGAACTCGAAGAACGTCATTCCTTCACCTCCTTGCGTATCCTGCCTATAATGTAGTGGGAAACGCCATGAATTGCGAGTCCCGTTGCACCCCACCATAGCGTGGACAGGCTAGCGTTGCTCAGGCTTTCCGTCAGCGGGCGCAGGACGGCGAACCCGATCAGCCCGAGGGCGGTCGCGTTCAGGAAGTTGGCGAACAGCTTCACGCGCTCGTTGTAGGCGGTCAGAGGGTCACGGATCGTGTGCATGGGTCAGTCTGTGAGGTGGATCTGTGATAGGCGAGGCTTAATCCGGCTATTGCAGCGCAATTCCAGAGGTCTTGCGCCCTAAGGCCAGCAAGCGCGCGACATTATGCTTTTCACGAATCGCTTTCGCCTTGGCTCGGTCTTCCTTTGTTGCTCGGACGCGGGGCGGCCCGGCGTAGTCCCGATTGTAACAAAGCAGCCATTCGCTTTCCTCGCGCGAAAGACCGACAAGGATTTCGTTGCCGTCGCGGTCTAGGTCAAGAGCATGGAAAGCGGCTTTCGCCTCGCGCTCGTCATCAGATATTGGAAGGGGGTTCCTCATTCGTCATCCTCACCAAACTGGATTTTTCGGGCACGAGACAGGGCAACGATATCCTCAACCAATTTAAGGCGGATGGTATGTGCAACTCGGCTTGCAAGTTGGTCGATGTCAGAGAGACTTCGGATGCGCAGATTATCGAAATTCCTGTCTTCGAACTCTTTCCTTCGAGCTTCACTGGCTTCTAATTTTTCAGATCGTTCTGGATTTTTCGCGTAGAATTCAACGATTTTTCGGTCCCGGTCGGCGCGGTCGAGCGCGTCCGTGATTGCTTGAACAACTTCGGCATTCATGGATCGTCCCGAGTGTTCTGCTGCTTCCTTTATACGTTCACGCAAGCCGTCAGGAAGCCTGACGACGAACTGATCTGATCCGCGCCCTGCCTTCGGTGCCATCTGCCATCCTCTTTTTGGTAGCACTGTGCGATTTCTTGTTGACATGCAAGCGTCGCACCGTGCTATCATATAGCACGGTGTTACTGAGAGGGGACATGACCCAGATGAAGCAACTGCCGATCCGCTTCCCCGTCGATGTCAAGGCGTGGCTGGCGGAACAGGCCCGGCTGAACGGCAGCAGCCAGAACAGTGAAGTGATCCGAGCCGTCCGCGAGCGGATGGAACGGCAGGAAGCATAGGAGGCAGGACCATGCAGATTACGTATCCCGAAGGCGTTCTCGACCGGCTGACGCTGTTCGCAGAATGGACCGGCACCACGCCGCCCAAGCGGCTCTTGAATGGCGAGGGCGAGGACCGGACCTTCACCGATGAGCTGCTGGTCTATTGCGATCAGAACGGCTTGAGCCTCGACTGGCTGTGGCTGGCCGACGAAAAGTCGCTGGTCATGCAGGCGTTCCATGCTGCCAGGGAGCGCGCCCACTGATGAAGCGCCCCGTCGTCAAAGGCGACCGTCCGCCGATGTTCCTTTCGAAAGCAGACCTGGCGGCGGAATTGTCCGCCAGCGTCTCGACCGTCGACGAATGGACGCGGCAGGGCATCTTGCCCGCGCCGCGCCGCTACACCGCCGGGGCGGTTCGGTATTACTGGCCCGAGGTCGTCGACAAGCTCGCCCCGCCGCAGGCGCCGACGGACCCGTTCAAGGAGGCGCTGGGCCGTGTCACCTAAGATCGAGCTGCCACGCGGCGTTCATCGGGTGAAAGCGCGAGGCCGAGATTACTTCTACTTTCAGCCGGGCAGGGGAACCCCGAACGCTGGTGCCCGGATCCGCCTTCCCGACGATCCCCGATCCCCCGAATTCTGGACCGCCGTTCGCCAGCTGGAAGGCATCGCCGAGCGGACGGACACCATCGGCGCCCTGATCGACGCTTACATCGCCTCTTGGCCATCGGCACGAAAGAAGATCACCCCGGCCACGCAGTCGCAGTATCGCCGCTATCTGCAAGTCGTGCGCGAGCTATGGGGCAACCTGCCAGCCGAAGACCTGCGCCCTGCCCATGTCGAAGAACTCATGGTCAAGATCGGCGCCACGAAGCACGGCAGGGCGAACAACATCCTCTATGCCCTTCGCAGCATGTGCTCATGGGCGCGCGGTCCTGTCGGGCTGCTGCATTCCGATCCCGTCCACGGCGTGAAGACCTTCGAGTCGAAAGGCGGGCACGAACCTTGGACCGATGACCAGTTGGTCTTTGCGGAAAAGAACCTGACCGGGATGCTGCGCCGGGCTTTCTTCCTAGCCCGCTACACCGGCCAACGCGCCAGCGACATCATTCGTATGGGCTGGACCGATGTCGACGGCGACACCATCAGCCTGCGCCAGAAGAAGACCGGAGTCCGCCCGGTTTGCCCGATCTTCCCCGAACTCGAAGCGGAAATGGCGACGTGGGAAAAGCGGCCGGGGCCGTTCCTGCTGCAAGACAGCGGCAAGAACATCGGCAAGCCGGTCAGCGCGAATCAGTTGTGGAAGGTCTTCGACGACTACCGCGACAAGCACGAAGAACTCGACGGCGTCGTCTGGCACGGGCTCAGGGCGAACGCTGTCATCCGTCTGCGGCGCGCCGGATACACCGGACAGCAGATCAGCGACACTATCGGAATGTCGGTCGAAATGGTCGAGCGTTACAGCCGCCATCAAGACCGCGTGGCAGCGGCCCAGACCGTTCTCAGCACATACCGGGAACGGAAACTGTAAAACCGTTGCAAAACTGGAAACCCATTAGGCAGGGAAAACAGATGCTTACGAAGGCAGGAATAAAGTGCAGGATTCTGTTGCCAGGCTCCTGCGGGCCCCGCCTTACGCTGCTAGGCGGAAGGGCTTGAGTTTCGGTTACCCGAGCTGCTTACGCAGCCAGAGCCACCGGAGCACGGTTGTCGTTGGCAACTGTACATTTTGCACCGATGACGGTGGTAGCTCACCGAGACAAAGCAAACAGCTTTAGACGTTCGTCGATCCTGTTTCGACCCCATGTGCCCCCAACGAGGGAATCTGGTGGAGTCGCCGGGTACCGCCCCCGGGTCCGATCCGCTTATTACCTGCGCGTTTATGTCCATAGTCCGGGCGAACCCGGACCCGACGAATATAGGCGCCCGCACTTCCGCGCGCAAGAGAGGGGAACGCCGTTCCCCTCTTGCCCCGCTGGCGCGGGTCAATTCACCCCATGGGGTATTTCTCCAACAGAGAAGGCCCGGGCGCGGCGGCTCGGGCCTTCTTTGTTTTTCAAATACCCATGCGACCGCGCCGATCACCCGGTGCCGGTCGGGTTCGGGGCGTCAGAAGCCGGCCTTGATCTTTTCGAACTCCTGCAGCTGGCGCTCGCGTTGCTGCGGGTCGTTCGGGGTCTGGGCCAGGATCGGCGCGTCGATGGGCGAGAGGCCCTCCTTCACCGCCGGCTCGTCCTTGATCGTGTCCATCGCCACGGTCGAGGTATGGCCGTAGCCGATGGTGTCCAGCAGGCCCTTGGCCGCCGGGGGCGCGAGCCAGGCGTTGATGAAATCATAGGCCTTGTCTTCGCTGCCCGGGCCGTTCTTCAGGTTGATGAAGCCGCAGAAGAAGGTCGAGCTGCCCTCCTTGGGCGCGCGCTGGAAGCCGACCGGGAAGCCGTCCTTTTCCAGAAGCACCACGCCGTCGTTCCAGGACCAGGCCACGTCCACCGCGCCCGAGGCCATCAGCTGCGCCTGCTCGGCCGGGTCGGCCCAATAGGCGGCGACGTTCTGATGCGCCTGGCGCAGCCAGTCGGCGGCGGCCTTGAACTGCTCGTCCGTGACCTTGGTCCAGTCGGTGGTGCCGGTCGCCAGATAGGCCAGCGCCCAGACGTCGTCCGCCGAATCGGGCAAGGACACCCGGCCCTGGTATTTCGGGTCGATGAAGACGTTCAGGCTGGCCACGTCCTCGGCCGGCACGGTGTCCTTGTTATAGGCGATGGCGGTGGCGCCCCAGTCGGTCGGGATATACCAGACGCCGCTGTCGTCCTTGAAGATCGGCGAATCGAGGAATTTCGGGTCGAGCGTTTCGAAGGCCGGGATCTTCGCGGTGTCCCAGGGTTCGATCAGCCCGGCGTCGCGGTATTTCGACACCATCTGCGAGCAGGGATGCGCCACGTCCGCCTTGAAGCCCGAGGCGAGCTTCTGATAGGCCTCGTCGTCGTCGCCATAGAAGGCGAAGGTCGGGCTGTCGCCGTTCTTGTCGATATAGCCCTGGAAGATCACCGGCTCCTCGAAGCCGGCCCAGTCGAAGACCGTCAATTCGGGATCGGCGGCATGGGCGGCGGTGCCGGCGAGGATCAGCGCAAGGGCAGAGGAACGCAGGAGTTTCATCGGGGGCCTTTCGGATGGGTGGCGGATGGCCCTGACGCTAGCCGGCCCGCGGCCACCTCGCAAGCCTTGCCCGGTGGCCGAGCCCGGCCGTCCTCGCGAAACCGGCGCCCTACCAGCGCCCCGAGGCGCCGCCGCCGCGCGACGCGCCGCCGCCGAAGCCGCTGCTGCCGGGGCGGCTGGCGCGGAAGGCCGGGTTGCGTTCCTGGCGCAGCAATTCGCCGGCCGGGCCGTAGAAGCTGCGCGTACCCAGCGGCGCCAGCCGGGTTTCGCTCCAGCCGCAATGCGGGCAGCGCCGCGTCACCGCCTGGTCCGAGACCAGGGTGCTGCCGTCGGGCTGTGGCTGGCTGTTCGGGGCGCGGGTCGTTTCCAGCCCGCGCCGGCGGCATTGCGGGCAGCGGTTGCGTTGCCACAGCCGCCAGCCCATGCCGGCCAGGATCAGGGTCCAGGCCCCGCCGAACAGGACCGGGAACAGCCGCGCGAGCCCGCTGCGGCGCGGGGCCTCGATGCCGCGGCCCTGGGCCTGGGGCAGGGCGATCTGCTCGATCACCGCCAGCGTGCCCTCGCGGATGCCCTGCGACATGCGGCCGTCGCGAAAGGCGGGCAGCATGGTGCCGCGCATGATGTCCTGGGCCAGGATGTCGGCATCGCCGGGATAGCCGGCGCCAAGCGCGATGCGCGCCGCGCGGTCCCGGGCCAGCACCAGCAGCATGAAGCCGTCGTTGCGGTCCGCCCGGCCGACGCCCCACCGGTTGAAGAGCCGGGTGGCGAAATCCTCGAGCCCGGCGCCGTGGCTGCTGTCCAGCGTGACCACCGTGCCCTGCACGCCGGTCCGGCGGTCGAGGTCCGACAGCGCCCGGTCCAGCGCCTTTGCATCGGCGGGCGTCAGCAGCGCGGCGAAGTCGTTGACCGTGGTGCTGGCGGGCGCGGGCAGGTCCTGCGCTTGCGCCTGCAGCGCCAGCCCCAGCCCCAGGACCAGCAGCACGGCCGCCAGCCGCCGCATCATGGTTCCAGGATCTCCGGCCCGCCGGTGATCTTCGGATCCGGGTTGCCGATCACCGCATCGTCGCGGCCGGTGAAGTCCACCGCGCGCAGGATGGCCTGGATCGCCGCGATCCGCGCCCGGCGCTTGTCGTCCGAGCGGATCACCGTCCAGGGCGCGATGCCGGAATGGCTGCGCCGCAGCGTGTCGCGGATCGCGTCGGTATAGTCGTCCCATTTCGCCAGCCCGTCCACGTCGATCGAGCTGAGCTTCCATTGCTTCAGCGGATCCTTCTCGCGGTCGAGGAAGCGCTTCAGCTGCTCGGCACGGCCGACGTTCAGCCACAGCTTGACCAGGATCACCCCGTCATCGACCAGCATGCTTTCAAAGGACGGCAGCTGGCGGAAGAAGGTCTCGCGCTGCGCCTCGGTGCAGAAGCCGAAGACCTTTTCCACCACGCCGCGGTTGTACCAGCTGCGGTCGAACAGCGCGATCTCGCCCGCCGCCGGCAGCCAGTCGACATAGCGCTGGAAATACCATTCCCCGGCCTCGCGCTCGCTGGGCTTGGGCAGGGCGGCGATATAGGCCGAGCGCGGGTTCAGGTTCTCGCGCACCCGCTCGATGGTGCCGCCCTTGCCGGCGGCGTCGCGGCCTTCGAACAGCACCACCATGCGCTTGCCGGTATGGATCACGTCGCGCATCAGCCGCACCAGTTGCAGTTGCAACCCTTGCATCTGCGCGTCGTATTCCTTGCCCTTCATCTCGTCGCGATAGGGAAAGGAGGCGTCCAGGATCTCGTCGCCACTCGCGTCACGGATCGCCTCGCGCACCGCCTCGGGCGCGTCCTTGTCCAGATAGCGCGAGATGGCGCCGACGAAGGGCAGGTCGGGGCGGGTCGCGGCCAGCGCCTTCTCGTCGGATTTCTTCGCCATTCACCGCTCTCCGATGCGCGAGATGTCGTACCAGGTGGTCTGGTAGATCTCGTTGATCCAGTTACCGTAGAGCAGATGGGCGTGGCTGCGCCAGCGGTTCGTCGGTGCCTGCGCGGGGTCGTCGTCGGGATAATAGTTCACCGGCACGTTGATCGGCTTTCCCGCCGCCACGTCGCGGTCGTATTCGTCCTTGAGCGTGGTGCTGTCATATTCGAAATGGTTGAAGACATAGAGCGCGCGATGGCCCGGATCCTCCAGCAGGCAGGGCCCGACCTGGTCCGAGGCGATCAGCGTGTTCAGCCCCGGGCAGGCGTCCACCTCGGGCTGGCGCACCTCGGTCCAGCGGCTGACCGGCACCAGCACGTCGTCGGAAAAGCCGCGCAGATAGGGGCTGGAGGGCGCCAGGTTCTGGTGGCGGAAGCAGCCGAAGGCCTTGCGCTCCAGCATGTGCTTCTTCAGCCCGTGGAAATACCAGGCCATCGCCATGCCGCCCCAGCAGACGCCGAAGGTCGAATGCACATGCGTCCGGGTCCATTCGAAGACCCGGGTCAGCTCGTCCCAATAGGTCACCGCCTCGAAGGGCAGGTGCTCGATCGGGGCGCCGGTGATGATGAGCCCGTCGAACTTCTCGCCCGTGGCCGCGACGTCGCAGAAGCGGCGATAGAAGCTCTCCATGTGATCGGCGGCGGTGTTGCGGCTTTCATGGTCCGACATGCGGATCAGCTGGAAGTCGATCTGCAGGGGCGTCGCGCCGATCAGCCGGGCGAACTGGTTCTCGGTCTGGATCTTCTTCGGCATCAGGTTCAGAAGCCCGATGCGCAGCGGCCGGATGTCCTGGGTCGCCGCACGACCCGGCGACATGACCATGACGCCTTCGTTCGACAGGATGTCAAAGGCGGGCAGGTCATTCGGTAGGGTGATGGGCATCATGCTTCCTTTCGTTCGATGGCCCGGCCGATCAGCGCGATCAGCTCGTCCGGGCTGCGGACCTCGGCCACTTCCTCGGCCAGGAGCGTCAGGCCGCGCCGGGCCATGGCCTCGTAGCGCGGCTGGCGATGGGCCAGGGCGCGGGCATAGGTCCAGCGGATGAAGTCGTCGGGATTGACCTCGTCCTCGGCCAGGCCCTTTTCCACGCGATAGTCGGTCCAGGCCCGGTCCAGGAAATCCGGCTGGTAATACATCGGCTTCGGCGCGCGGTCGAAGCGGCGCACCAGCTCCTCGGTATGCGCGGCCGAGCCCTTGATCCAGACCAGGGCCAGGTCGCGTTCCAGCGCGTCCAGCACCGGGTCGGTCTCGGCGAAGGGATCGACCACCTCGCAGACCGAGCCGCCGGAATCGCAGACGAAATTCCCCAGGTTGTAGATCTCTTGCGCGCGGCGGATGAAATGGCTGGTGTCCAAGAGCGCCGCGATCTCGGCCATGCGGTGCTGGCCCTGGCGACGCATGTATTCCGGGAACTCCAGCCCGCCGCGCGTCACG
This portion of the Paracoccus sp. N5 genome encodes:
- the ppk2 gene encoding polyphosphate kinase 2 is translated as MAKKSDEKALAATRPDLPFVGAISRYLDKDAPEAVREAIRDASGDEILDASFPYRDEMKGKEYDAQMQGLQLQLVRLMRDVIHTGKRMVVLFEGRDAAGKGGTIERVRENLNPRSAYIAALPKPSEREAGEWYFQRYVDWLPAAGEIALFDRSWYNRGVVEKVFGFCTEAQRETFFRQLPSFESMLVDDGVILVKLWLNVGRAEQLKRFLDREKDPLKQWKLSSIDVDGLAKWDDYTDAIRDTLRRSHSGIAPWTVIRSDDKRRARIAAIQAILRAVDFTGRDDAVIGNPDPKITGGPEILEP
- the metA gene encoding homoserine O-succinyltransferase, producing the protein MPITLPNDLPAFDILSNEGVMVMSPGRAATQDIRPLRIGLLNLMPKKIQTENQFARLIGATPLQIDFQLIRMSDHESRNTAADHMESFYRRFCDVAATGEKFDGLIITGAPIEHLPFEAVTYWDELTRVFEWTRTHVHSTFGVCWGGMAMAWYFHGLKKHMLERKAFGCFRHQNLAPSSPYLRGFSDDVLVPVSRWTEVRQPEVDACPGLNTLIASDQVGPCLLEDPGHRALYVFNHFEYDSTTLKDEYDRDVAAGKPINVPVNYYPDDDPAQAPTNRWRSHAHLLYGNWINEIYQTTWYDISRIGER